The Megalops cyprinoides isolate fMegCyp1 chromosome 19, fMegCyp1.pri, whole genome shotgun sequence genome has a window encoding:
- the LOC118793919 gene encoding integrin alpha-3-like isoform X2 encodes MAPDRLHLLSKDFCLLLFTLFCAVENCTGFNLDTRFPVIKQGPTEGSFFGLSVALHKQTKGANRYLLLTGAPKEKAQSSLKVNETGAVYSCPVTISPSDCNRMDLVNSVTSSEIVEGMWLGVAVASQRELPEGRVLACGHRFIKVINPGPNEVWRMIGKCYVRGNDLTFDFNDDWQSYPYEDCNPSGNFEGEGMCTMGISAGISPSDVYAGSPGSYVWQGNVHATRRPLDPAQAWDFNYKAFKNLEKSFSYMGYSVAEEKKLLSLDEYTLVTGSPRDNTRGSVTLAKLEYSLLQTMVIIYGEQVGSYFGNSITVTDLNSDGWNDLIVGAPFYFDRKKEKGGAVYVYMNENGSFKNVSTLTLFGFKDSAFGMSVAAIGDINQDGFQDFAVGAPFHGSGKVFIWMGSQRGVTEEPSQVIEGKEVGDGAFRTFGYSINGGMDMDENNYPDVLVGSLDNRIALLRSRPVLHLNETFIVEPGIVDPSQCTSDSCVTVRVCFSYMLSNGDKNLKKNINVRYTVEADSGRRSSRLRFLDNRQDSYTGSYSMPSGKCQVLKLSVVEPLRDRVHPVIFSLNVSLHEENPDARQTLQNLDSFPILARSETTTEKVEIHFQKECGMDNKCESNLQMAATFANEHLDPYPSQGGYQVMQFNSTVKKLTLMLNVTNLPAPGRLAEDAHEAMLNMTVPPSLSYSGVRPSGIKCTMEGTLLCELGNPFKSNTEDKIQILFETSGITLYTREIQSVLQLSTLSEQKDLKPIPIVLKVEYTLQTSFSVDPHVQQTEFSGTVVGESAMNSTDDIGSPVEYAFKVDVLGERLGTMGTLEVELTWPFEVANGKWLLYLTEILTKGTSESHCNPPGPVVNPLGLVISDPKPRRKREVDPPKPEEPELQASITLQKPRARNVYLSCDQGTARCVTFACPLRNMNHSAELIVRARVWNSTMLEDYVNDRVIVRGKATLKLATDKPAIKMTSETREFVLNIDPGLRETHLYQVPLWIIIVSVLAGVLLLGMIILLLWKCGFFRRASRRELYEAKAQKAEMKIQPSENERLAEEC; translated from the exons GCTCTTGACAGGGGCACCAAAGGAGAAAGCCCAGTCTTCACTGAAAGTCAATGAGACAGGGGCTGTCTACTCATGTCCTGTGACGATCAGCCCTTCCGACTGCAACAGGATGGACCTGGTCAACTCAG TGACTTCATCTGAGATTGTGGAGGGGATGTGGCTGGGTGTGGCGGTGGCCAGCCAGAGAGAACTGCCGGAGGGGCGAGTGCTG GCCTGTGGTCACCGTTTCATCAAGGTCATCAACCCAGGCCCCAACGAGGTGTGGCGGATGATTGGGAAGTGTTATGTGCGGGGAAATGACCTGACCTTTGATTTCAATGACGACTGGCAGTCCTACCCGTATGAGGACTGCAACCCCAGCGGCAACTTTGAGGGGGAGGGCATGTGCACCATGGGGATCTCTGCGGGAATCAGCCCGTCTGATGTGTATGCTGGCTCCCCAGGCAGCTACGTGTGGCAAG GCAACGTCCACGCCACACGAAGGCCCCTGGATCCTGCACAGGCCTGGGACTTCAACTACAAAGCCTTTAAGAATCTAGAGAAGTCTTTCTCCTACATGG GTTACTCTGTGGCTGAGGAGAAGAAGCTCCTGAGCCTGGATGAGTACACGCTAGTGACGGGGTCTCCACGGGACAATACCAGGGGCTCGGTCACCCTGGCAAAGTTAGAGTACAGCCTCCTTCAGACCATGGTCATCATATATGGGGAGCAGGTGGGCTCCTACTTTGGAAACAGCATCACCGTCACTGACCTCAACAGCGACGG ATGGAATGACCTGATTGTTGGGGCCCCATTCTATTTTGACCGCAAGAAGGAGAAAGGTGGAGCCGTTTATGTCTACATGAACGAGAACGGCTCCTTCAAGAACGTATCCACCTTGACTCTCTTTGGCTTCAAGGACTCAGCATTTGGCATGAGTGTGGCTGCCATTGGGGACATCAACCAGGATGGGTTCCAAG ATTTTGCAGTAGGTGCCCCTTTTCATGGGTCTGGGAAGGTCTTCATCTGGATGGGAAGCCAGCGGGGTGTCACTGAGGAACCTAGCCAG GTGATTGAAGGAAAGGAGGTGGGTGATGGAGCGTTCCGGACGTTTGGGTATTCCATCAATGGCGGCATGGACATGGATGAGAACAACTACCCTGATGTGCTGGTGGGCTCCCTAGACAACCGCATTGCTCTGCTGAG gtcTCGTCCTGTGCTACATCTCAATGAAACCTTCATTGTGGAGCCGGGCATAGTGGATCCCAGCCAGTGCACCAGTGACTCATG tgtgacGGTGCGGGTGTGTTTCTCCTACATGCTCAGCAACGGTGACAAGAACTTAAAGAAGAACATCA ATGTGAGGTACACCGTGGAGGCTGACAGTGGCAGGCGCTCCTCCCGACTCCGTTTCCTCGACAACAGGCAGGACAGCTACACTGGATCCTATTCCATGCCCTCCGGCAAGTGCCAGGTCCTGAAGCTGAGCGTGGTG GAACCACTCCGGGACAGGGTGCATCCTGTCATCTTCTCCCTCAATGTGTCCCTGCATGAAGAAAACCCTGACGCGCGGCAGACCCTGCAAAACCTCGACTCCTTCCCTATACTGGCCAGAAGCGAGACCACCACAGAGAAAGTCGAG ATTCACTTCCAGAAGGAATGTGGAATGGACAACAAGTGCGAAAGCAACCTGCAGATGGCAGCAACTTTCGCCAACGAGCATCTGGATCCTTATCCAAG TCAGGGGGGCTACCAGGTGATGCAGTTCAACAGTACGGTGAAAAAGTTGACACTGATGTTGAACGTGACCAACCTGCCGGCCCCTGGGAGGCTGGCTGAAGACGCCCACGAGGCCATGCTCAACATGACTGTCCCACCCTCACTGAGCTACTCCGGGGTTCGCCCCTCG GGTATTAAGTGTACAATGGAGGGGACATTGCTGTGCGAACTGGGCAACCCCTTCAAAAGCAACACTGAG GACAAAATTCAGATCCTTTTTGAGACATCAGGGATTACTCTGTACACCCGGGAGATCCAATCTGTACTGCAGCTGTCCAC gttGAGTGAACAGAAAGATCTGAAGCCAATACCTATTGTCCTAAAGGTGGAGTATACACTACAGACCTCCTTTTCTGT AGATCCACACGTACAGCAGACAGAATTCAGCGGGACAGTGGTAGGCGAGTCGGCTATGAACTCCACAGATGACATCGGAAGCCCTGTGGAGTACGCCTTCAAG GTGGATGTGTTGGGAGAACGCCTGGGCACCATGGGGACCCTGGAGGTTGAGCTCACCTGGCCTTTTGAGGTGGCCAATGGCAAGTGGCTGCTGTACCTGACGGAGATCCTTACCAAAGGAACATCAGAGTCACACTGCAATCCACCAGGGCCTGTTGTCAACCCTCTAGGACTTGTT ATTTCGGACCCCAAACCTAGGAGGAAGCGGGAGGTGGACCCCCCAAAGCCTGAGGAGCCTGAACTGCAGGCATCCATCACCCTCCAGAAACCACGTGCGAGGAATGTATATCTG AGCTGCGATCAGGGAACGGCGCGCTGCGTGACGTTTGCCTGCCCCCTCCGCAACATGAACCACTCGGCCGAGCTGATCGTTAGAGCTCGAGTGTGGAACAGCACCATGCTGGAG GACTATGTCAACGACCGGGTGATTGTGAGAGGCAAGGCCACACTGAAACTAGCGACTGACAAACCAGCCATCAAGATGACCAGCGAGACCAGAGAG TTTGTTCTGAATATAGATCCAGGGCTGCGGGAGACACATCTGTACCAGGTACCCCTGTGGATCATCATCGTGTCAGTGCTGGCTGGAGTTCTGCTGCTGGGCATGattattctgctgctgtggaag TGTGGTTTCTTCCGCCGGGCCAGCAGGAGGGAGCTGTACGAGGCCAAAGCCCAGAAGGCCGAGATGAAGATTCAGCCCTCTGAGAATGAGCGGCTAGCGGAGGAATGTTGA
- the LOC118793919 gene encoding integrin alpha-3-like isoform X1 — translation MAPDRLHLLSKDFCLLLFTLFCAVENCTGFNLDTRFPVIKQGPTEGSFFGLSVALHKQTKGANRYLLLTGAPKEKAQSSLKVNETGAVYSCPVTISPSDCNRMDLVNSVTSSEIVEGMWLGVAVASQRELPEGRVLACGHRFIKVINPGPNEVWRMIGKCYVRGNDLTFDFNDDWQSYPYEDCNPSGNFEGEGMCTMGISAGISPSDVYAGSPGSYVWQGNVHATRRPLDPAQAWDFNYKAFKNLEKSFSYMGYSVAEEKKLLSLDEYTLVTGSPRDNTRGSVTLAKLEYSLLQTMVIIYGEQVGSYFGNSITVTDLNSDGWNDLIVGAPFYFDRKKEKGGAVYVYMNENGSFKNVSTLTLFGFKDSAFGMSVAAIGDINQDGFQDFAVGAPFHGSGKVFIWMGSQRGVTEEPSQVIEGKEVGDGAFRTFGYSINGGMDMDENNYPDVLVGSLDNRIALLRSRPVLHLNETFIVEPGIVDPSQCTSDSCVTVRVCFSYMLSNGDKNLKKNINVRYTVEADSGRRSSRLRFLDNRQDSYTGSYSMPSGKCQVLKLSVVEPLRDRVHPVIFSLNVSLHEENPDARQTLQNLDSFPILARSETTTEKVEIHFQKECGMDNKCESNLQMAATFANEHLDPYPSSQGGYQVMQFNSTVKKLTLMLNVTNLPAPGRLAEDAHEAMLNMTVPPSLSYSGVRPSGIKCTMEGTLLCELGNPFKSNTEDKIQILFETSGITLYTREIQSVLQLSTLSEQKDLKPIPIVLKVEYTLQTSFSVDPHVQQTEFSGTVVGESAMNSTDDIGSPVEYAFKVDVLGERLGTMGTLEVELTWPFEVANGKWLLYLTEILTKGTSESHCNPPGPVVNPLGLVISDPKPRRKREVDPPKPEEPELQASITLQKPRARNVYLSCDQGTARCVTFACPLRNMNHSAELIVRARVWNSTMLEDYVNDRVIVRGKATLKLATDKPAIKMTSETREFVLNIDPGLRETHLYQVPLWIIIVSVLAGVLLLGMIILLLWKCGFFRRASRRELYEAKAQKAEMKIQPSENERLAEEC, via the exons GCTCTTGACAGGGGCACCAAAGGAGAAAGCCCAGTCTTCACTGAAAGTCAATGAGACAGGGGCTGTCTACTCATGTCCTGTGACGATCAGCCCTTCCGACTGCAACAGGATGGACCTGGTCAACTCAG TGACTTCATCTGAGATTGTGGAGGGGATGTGGCTGGGTGTGGCGGTGGCCAGCCAGAGAGAACTGCCGGAGGGGCGAGTGCTG GCCTGTGGTCACCGTTTCATCAAGGTCATCAACCCAGGCCCCAACGAGGTGTGGCGGATGATTGGGAAGTGTTATGTGCGGGGAAATGACCTGACCTTTGATTTCAATGACGACTGGCAGTCCTACCCGTATGAGGACTGCAACCCCAGCGGCAACTTTGAGGGGGAGGGCATGTGCACCATGGGGATCTCTGCGGGAATCAGCCCGTCTGATGTGTATGCTGGCTCCCCAGGCAGCTACGTGTGGCAAG GCAACGTCCACGCCACACGAAGGCCCCTGGATCCTGCACAGGCCTGGGACTTCAACTACAAAGCCTTTAAGAATCTAGAGAAGTCTTTCTCCTACATGG GTTACTCTGTGGCTGAGGAGAAGAAGCTCCTGAGCCTGGATGAGTACACGCTAGTGACGGGGTCTCCACGGGACAATACCAGGGGCTCGGTCACCCTGGCAAAGTTAGAGTACAGCCTCCTTCAGACCATGGTCATCATATATGGGGAGCAGGTGGGCTCCTACTTTGGAAACAGCATCACCGTCACTGACCTCAACAGCGACGG ATGGAATGACCTGATTGTTGGGGCCCCATTCTATTTTGACCGCAAGAAGGAGAAAGGTGGAGCCGTTTATGTCTACATGAACGAGAACGGCTCCTTCAAGAACGTATCCACCTTGACTCTCTTTGGCTTCAAGGACTCAGCATTTGGCATGAGTGTGGCTGCCATTGGGGACATCAACCAGGATGGGTTCCAAG ATTTTGCAGTAGGTGCCCCTTTTCATGGGTCTGGGAAGGTCTTCATCTGGATGGGAAGCCAGCGGGGTGTCACTGAGGAACCTAGCCAG GTGATTGAAGGAAAGGAGGTGGGTGATGGAGCGTTCCGGACGTTTGGGTATTCCATCAATGGCGGCATGGACATGGATGAGAACAACTACCCTGATGTGCTGGTGGGCTCCCTAGACAACCGCATTGCTCTGCTGAG gtcTCGTCCTGTGCTACATCTCAATGAAACCTTCATTGTGGAGCCGGGCATAGTGGATCCCAGCCAGTGCACCAGTGACTCATG tgtgacGGTGCGGGTGTGTTTCTCCTACATGCTCAGCAACGGTGACAAGAACTTAAAGAAGAACATCA ATGTGAGGTACACCGTGGAGGCTGACAGTGGCAGGCGCTCCTCCCGACTCCGTTTCCTCGACAACAGGCAGGACAGCTACACTGGATCCTATTCCATGCCCTCCGGCAAGTGCCAGGTCCTGAAGCTGAGCGTGGTG GAACCACTCCGGGACAGGGTGCATCCTGTCATCTTCTCCCTCAATGTGTCCCTGCATGAAGAAAACCCTGACGCGCGGCAGACCCTGCAAAACCTCGACTCCTTCCCTATACTGGCCAGAAGCGAGACCACCACAGAGAAAGTCGAG ATTCACTTCCAGAAGGAATGTGGAATGGACAACAAGTGCGAAAGCAACCTGCAGATGGCAGCAACTTTCGCCAACGAGCATCTGGATCCTTATCCAAG cAGTCAGGGGGGCTACCAGGTGATGCAGTTCAACAGTACGGTGAAAAAGTTGACACTGATGTTGAACGTGACCAACCTGCCGGCCCCTGGGAGGCTGGCTGAAGACGCCCACGAGGCCATGCTCAACATGACTGTCCCACCCTCACTGAGCTACTCCGGGGTTCGCCCCTCG GGTATTAAGTGTACAATGGAGGGGACATTGCTGTGCGAACTGGGCAACCCCTTCAAAAGCAACACTGAG GACAAAATTCAGATCCTTTTTGAGACATCAGGGATTACTCTGTACACCCGGGAGATCCAATCTGTACTGCAGCTGTCCAC gttGAGTGAACAGAAAGATCTGAAGCCAATACCTATTGTCCTAAAGGTGGAGTATACACTACAGACCTCCTTTTCTGT AGATCCACACGTACAGCAGACAGAATTCAGCGGGACAGTGGTAGGCGAGTCGGCTATGAACTCCACAGATGACATCGGAAGCCCTGTGGAGTACGCCTTCAAG GTGGATGTGTTGGGAGAACGCCTGGGCACCATGGGGACCCTGGAGGTTGAGCTCACCTGGCCTTTTGAGGTGGCCAATGGCAAGTGGCTGCTGTACCTGACGGAGATCCTTACCAAAGGAACATCAGAGTCACACTGCAATCCACCAGGGCCTGTTGTCAACCCTCTAGGACTTGTT ATTTCGGACCCCAAACCTAGGAGGAAGCGGGAGGTGGACCCCCCAAAGCCTGAGGAGCCTGAACTGCAGGCATCCATCACCCTCCAGAAACCACGTGCGAGGAATGTATATCTG AGCTGCGATCAGGGAACGGCGCGCTGCGTGACGTTTGCCTGCCCCCTCCGCAACATGAACCACTCGGCCGAGCTGATCGTTAGAGCTCGAGTGTGGAACAGCACCATGCTGGAG GACTATGTCAACGACCGGGTGATTGTGAGAGGCAAGGCCACACTGAAACTAGCGACTGACAAACCAGCCATCAAGATGACCAGCGAGACCAGAGAG TTTGTTCTGAATATAGATCCAGGGCTGCGGGAGACACATCTGTACCAGGTACCCCTGTGGATCATCATCGTGTCAGTGCTGGCTGGAGTTCTGCTGCTGGGCATGattattctgctgctgtggaag TGTGGTTTCTTCCGCCGGGCCAGCAGGAGGGAGCTGTACGAGGCCAAAGCCCAGAAGGCCGAGATGAAGATTCAGCCCTCTGAGAATGAGCGGCTAGCGGAGGAATGTTGA